A region of Amyelois transitella isolate CPQ chromosome 19, ilAmyTran1.1, whole genome shotgun sequence DNA encodes the following proteins:
- the LOC106136431 gene encoding nose resistant to fluoxetine protein 6-like has protein sequence MLRVAVLSVLVSVAVGSIVQINETKFASLPPLYGLDEWSQCQNEGDVYCIVDAVLVSNAPSPTLKLLQDYSQETLKHYNRTMVHRGTCVSRCMEELGVSDHQLAAQACINNSLIKYGLQAEVISVNWCSTVGESAITDASSARALAVVCVVLVALAFLATVLHVIGDRCAKVDNNKYLLAFSLKRNWSILTYNRSKPRSDDRMKDLTAIEGIRVMGMLCVIFSHVLFINIYSFTDNPQFIEKMYDQFGWQVVLNSPVWLQAFFAMSGFLTAYVILITADTKPMTVLKCFMSVINRYIRITPVAGIALWVTVTWYPGLGSGPQWAWLVTREARDCSQRWWYHLLYVHNHLEMGKFCMGHTWYLAADFQLHIIGILVMFLLVRCRKAALPLLIVLVLGSGAAAGIIAYFYDIKPIVTAQSPETLRTMFLNNRTLTMLYLPSWTNLPGYLGGVSVAFILHQVQVTGVKLNQMRWFNLLFHSSITLASIVVFAGFVFLTDRQVPSWSAAVYAALDRTLVASCFALFMLGCFTHCKSGLRSILEWRGFHTLGRLSYCVFVIHFMILRLTLAGNTQLGHVSIYSMISLLITVSVLSYLIAIPVCLLIELPAIELWKALTTSERPSPVSTPSPRPSLPALPTLKPMDLLAHIRRRNEV, from the exons ATGTTGCGCGTAGCTGTGCTGTCTGTGCTTGTGAGTGTGGCGGTAGGGAGTATCGTTCAAATTAATG AAACGAAATTTGCATCATTGCCGCCTCTATACGGGCTGGACGAGTGGTCACAATGTCAGAATGAAGGCGACGTATACTGCATCGTGGATGCTGTTCTCGTCTCAAACGCACCTTCGCCCACCCTGAAGTTATTACAG GATTACTCACAGGAGACACTAAAACACTACAACCGCACTATGGTACACCGAGGCACCTGCGTCTCCAGGTGTATGGAGGAGCTGGGTGTGAGTGATCACCAGCTGGCCGCTCAAGCGTGTATCAATAACAGCTTGATCAAATATGGACTACAG GCGGAGGTGATATCAGTAAACTGGTGTAGCACGGTAGGGGAGTCGGCTATCACCGACGCCAGCTCAGCCCGGGCCTTAGCTGTAGTTTGTGTTGTGCTGGTTGCCCTGGCTTTCCTTGCCACTGTGCTGCATGTAATCGGAGACCGCTGCGCTAAAGTGGACA ACAACAAATACCTCCTGGCATTTTCGCTGAAGCGCAATTGGTCAATCCTGACTTACAACAGGTCCAAGCCCAGGAGCGACGATAGAATGAAGGACCTCACAGCCATTGAGGGTATCAG agTGATGGGCATGCTGTGCGTCATCTTCTCCCACGTGTTGTTCATCAACATTTATTCTTTCACTGACAACCCCCAGTTTATTGAaaag ATGTATGACCAATTCGGTTGGCAAGTTGTGCTGAACTCGCCCGTGTGGTTGCAAGCGTTTTTCGCGATGTCAGGCTTCCTCACCGCCTACGTCATCCTCATCACAGCTGACACCAAGCCCATGACTGTGCTAAAGTGTTTCATGAGCGTCATCAATAGATATAtcag GATAACCCCGGTGGCCGGCATAGCGCTCTGGGTGACAGTGACCTGGTACCCGGGCCTGGGTTCGGGCCCGCAGTGGGCGTGGCTGGTGACGCGCGAAGCCCGGGACTGCTCCCAGCGCTGGTGGTACCACCTGCTGTACGTACACAACCACCTCGAGATGGGGAAGTTCTGTATGGGGCATACCTG GTATCTAGCAGCAGACTTCCAACTCCACATCATAGGTATCCTGGTGATGTTCCTCCTGGTAAGATGTCGGAAGGCGGCACTACCATTGCTGATTGTCCTCGTGTTGGGATCAGGAGCGGCCGCTGGGATAATCGCGTACTTCTACGACATCAAGCCCATTGTGACAGCTCAGTCACCTGA GACTCTTCGCACCATGTTCCTGAACAACAGGACCCTGACGATGCTGTACCTCCCGAGCTGGACGAACCTGCCGGGCTACCTCGGGGGGGTCTCCGTGGCCTTCATACTGCACCAAGTGCAGGTCACGGGAGTCAAGCTGAACCAGATGAGg TGGTTCAACCTCCTCTTCCACTCGTCGATAACGTTAGCCTCGATCGTGGTGTTTGCGGGATTTGTGTTcctgacagacagacaagtgCCGTCGTGGTCGGCGGCTGTGTACGCCGCCCTCGACAGGACTCTGGTGGCGAGCTGCTTTGCTCTGTTCATGCTGGGATGCTTCACACATTGCAAAT CCGGTCTCCGCAGCATTTTGGAGTGGCGTGGTTTTCACACGCTGGGCAGACTGTCTTACTGCGTTTTTGTCATACACTTTATGATTCTCCGCCTCACTTTAGCTGGCAACACTCAACTCGGACACGTTTCTATTTACTCTATG atATCCCTTTTAATAACGGTATCAGTACTGTCATACCTCATCGCCATACCAGTCTGCCTTCTCATTGAGTTACCGGCCATAGAGCTGTGGAAGGCTCTGACCACCTCTGAGAGGCCATCGCCAGTGTCCACGCCTTCTCCAAGACCCTCGTTACCAGCTTTACCCACGTTAAAGCCTATGGACTTATTAGCCCATATCAGGAGACGAAATGAAGTTTAG
- the LOC106136433 gene encoding D-erythronate dehydrogenase produces the protein MKVVITGAAGFLGSRIADELLKPDSPIPVKNLTLVDAILPNKRNDPRVKVLAVDITSPEAASNLIEPDCDVFFHLAAIVSGHAEADFDLGMAVNFDATRSLLEAARKKVPSLKFVFTSSCGVFGGDLPKTVTDMTACQPQTSYGTQKAMCELLINDYSRKKFLDGRFVRLPTICIRPGAANKAMTSFVSGIVREPLNGEVAICPVARSQKVWISSPRMVVKNIIHAALVPESSLGLWRGVNIPGFCVSVDEILAALRKVAGDKVVALVRFETDAEIRRMLESLPLDFDNSHALKLGFDVDKDFADVIYSYIRDDLKRSV, from the coding sequence ATGAAGGTTGTAATCACTGGCGCTGCTGGGTTCCTGGGGTCTCGCATAGCAGACGAACTGCTCAAACCGGACTCTCCAATACCCGTGAAGAATTTAACCCTAGTTGATGCTATCCTTCCAAACAAACGCAATGATCCAAGAGTTAAAGTACTCGCTGTGGACATAACATCACCAGAAGCGGCTTCAAATCTTATAGAACCAGATTGCGATGTGTTCTTCCACCTTGCTGCCATCGTCAGCGGTCATGCCGAAGCAGACTTCGATCTCGGAATGGCAGTGAACTTCGACGCAACGAGATCACTCCTCGAAGCGGCTCGGAAGAAAGTGCCgtcattaaaatttgttttcacCAGCTCCTGCGGCGTTTTTGGAGGAGATCTACCTAAAACTGTGACTGACATGACGGCCTGCCAACCCCAGACTTCTTACGGAACGCAGAAAGCGATGTGCGAACTACTCATCAACGATTACTCAAGAAAGAAGTTTCTAGACGGCCGTTTCGTGAGACTACCGACAATTTGTATACGACCTGGTGCCGCTAACAAAGCGATGACTTCTTTTGTCAGTGGCATAGTAAGGGAGCCTCTGAATGGTGAAGTCGCTATTTGTCCTGTAGCTAGAAGTCAGAAAGTTTGGATATCAAGTCCAAGAATGGTTGTGAAGAATATAATACATGCAGCTTTAGTTCCTGAAAGTTCTTTGGGTTTGTGGCGAGGAGTAAATATACCAGGCTTTTGCGTGTCTGTTGACGAGATCTTAGCTGCTCTCAGGAAGGTAGCTGGTGATAAAGTGGTGGCTCTAGTAAGATTTGAGACAGATGCGGAGATAAGACGTATGCTGGAATCTCTTCCACTTGATTTTGACAACTCACACGCCCTTAAACTTGGGTTCGATGTAGACAAGGATTTTGCTGACGTTATCTATTCTTATATACGCGATGATTTGAAGAGATctgtttaa